CGCGGATGAAATTTCAAGACTCGTCGTGGAGCCCGGCAGTCCTGCACTTGATCAAATTGCCCAGACGTTCGGCGGGGATGTACTCCTGCCCGACGGTGCGCTGAACAGAGAAAAGCTCGGCAATCTCATCTTCAATGACGAGGAAAAGCGGAAAATGCTGAACGAGATCGTCCATCCAGCTGTCCGTAAGGAAATGATCCGGCAAAAGGAAGAATGGATAGATAAAGGGGCAAATACTGTCATCATGGATATTCCCCTCCTTTTTGAAAGCAAGCTTCAGTCGTATGTAGATAAAATAGTTGTCGTATCAGCAACCCCCTCCATTCAGAGGGAGCGTCTGATTGCGAGAAATGGCTACTCTACAGAGGAAGCGGATGCCCGCATCAACTCGCAGCTTCCGATTGCCAAGAAGGAATTGGGCGCGAATGCAGTCATTAATAATAATGGAACAATGGAAGAGACCGAAAACCAACTTGATGCAATATTAATTGAATGGCAAGCGGAAATTTAACTCGAATTATTTTATTCTCTGAAAAGTGGAACATTGCTATTTCATTCACAAACTCTTTCCACCCGGTTAAAATGTGCTATACTAATTAACGGATAAATGATAAAAAGTATATAACATTACGCGGGAGGATTTTTTCATGACTACTTCGATAGCGATAAACGGTTTTGGGCGGATTGGCCGCATGGTTTTCCGACAAATTATCACGAAGGATGACGTGGATGTAGTAGCAATAAATGCATCTTATCCGGCAGAAACGTTAGCCCATTTGATTAAGTATGACACTAATCATGGAGTTTTTGACGGTGAAGTCGTTGTGGAGCAAAATGCTCTTGTTGTCAACGGAAAACGCGTCCAATTACTAGCGGAGCGCGATCCATCAAAGTTGCCTTGGAAAGAGCTTGGTGTCGATGTCGTCATTGAAGCGACGGGTGTATTCAATGAGCGTAGTAAAGCTGCCCTTCATATGGAAGCAGGAGCGAAGAAAGTCATCCTGACAGCTCCAGGGAAAAATGAAGACGTTACGATTGTTCTCGGTGTGAATGATGAAAAGCTAGATATTGAAAAGCATGATATCATTTCCAATGCAAGCTGTACGACAAACTGTCTTGCACCGGTTGCA
The sequence above is drawn from the Sporosarcina luteola genome and encodes:
- the coaE gene encoding dephospho-CoA kinase (Dephospho-CoA kinase (CoaE) performs the final step in coenzyme A biosynthesis.), with amino-acid sequence MIIGLTGSIATGKSTVSRMLKQKGYPIVDADEISRLVVEPGSPALDQIAQTFGGDVLLPDGALNREKLGNLIFNDEEKRKMLNEIVHPAVRKEMIRQKEEWIDKGANTVIMDIPLLFESKLQSYVDKIVVVSATPSIQRERLIARNGYSTEEADARINSQLPIAKKELGANAVINNNGTMEETENQLDAILIEWQAEI